Proteins co-encoded in one Montipora capricornis isolate CH-2021 chromosome 12, ASM3666992v2, whole genome shotgun sequence genomic window:
- the LOC138027766 gene encoding putative uncharacterized protein DDB_G0274435, producing the protein MEWTEQKDVMLAREILLCEPFQYRVGSKERGSVWSQIATNLNTHPGFTVSQRAVRDRYGILEKKAKKRKREIENGTGISPEDSELDLALEEIIEKWEAADQDFQLDNQSKAKKLEKDKETAEDMRRMSMETLGASKNRKSDPDESAEEKRCKRRRGGSDTVQFLKEHSEMEFTFKREELEAKKSEQSLLTEQQKQQQQMISMFQQQLQQQNQQQRLQQQQMQQQLQQMQTMFMESQKQQAQLMATLFQKMSEHK; encoded by the coding sequence ATGGAGTGGACAGAACAAAAAGATGTGATGCTCGCCCGAGAAATCCTTCTTTGTGAGCCCTTTCAATATAGGGTTGGCTCAAAAGAACGTGGTTCGGTGTGGAGCCAAATAGCGACAAATCTGAATACTCATCCAGGGTTCACAGTGTCACAGAGAGCTGTTAGAGATCGTTACGGCATCCtcgaaaaaaaagccaaaaagcgaAAACGTGAAATTGAAAATGGAACTGGCATCTCCCCTGAAGATTCAGAGCTTGATTTAGCCCTTGAAGAAATCATAGAAAAATGGGAAGCGGCTGATCAAGATTTCCAGCTTGATAACCAAAGCAAGGCGAAAAAACTAGAAAAGGACAAAGAAACAGCAGAGGATATGCGGAGAATGTCAATGGAAACTCTCGGTGCTTCTAAGAATAGGAAATCCGATCCAGATGAGTCAGCGGAAGAGAAGCGGTGTAAAAGGCGGCGAGGTGGCAGCGACACAGTCCAGTTTCTAAAAGAGCATAGTGAGATGGAGTTTACGTTTAAAAGAGAAGAGCTCGAGGCCAAGAAAAGTGAGCAGTCGCTTTTAACTGagcaacaaaagcaacaacaacagatgaTTTCCATGTTCCAGCAACAACTACAGCAACAGAACCAACAACAACGACTACAACAACAGCAGATGcagcaacaactacaacagatGCAAACTATGTTTATGGAATCCCAGAAGCAGCAAGCGCAGCTTATGGCCACCTTATTTCAGAAAATGTCAGAACACAAATAG
- the LOC138027767 gene encoding cytochrome c oxidase assembly protein COX16 homolog, mitochondrial-like encodes MAVFGSQFLRYGVPMITLIVGGSFALKEFTEIKIKRKDEKSHALNKEEALQALPHKAKQETLEEAYKDITKKLDIDHWENKRGPRPWE; translated from the exons ATGGCGGTGTTTGGTTCGCAGTTTTTGCGATACGGTGTTCCAATGATT ACATTGATCGTTGGAGGATCTTTTGCATTAAAGGAATTTACTGAAATAAAGATCAAGCGCAAAGATGAAAAGAGTCACGCG ttaaacaAAGAGGAAGCACTGCAAGCATTGCCTCATAAAGCCAAACAAGAAACCTTGGAAGAAGCATACAAG GATATCACAAAGAAACTTGATATTGACCACTGGGAAAACAAGAGAGGACCTCGTCCTTGGGAAtag